The Fibrobacter sp. UWB2 genomic interval GTGGAGCTTGATGTCTTCCGGATTCACTTCCGGGACAACGAGCGGAACGTTCGGGTCCATGCGGAAGAAGCTCGTGTTGTCGACGACGACTGCGCCTGCGTCAACAGCAATCGGAGCAAATTCCTTGGAAACGCTTGCGCCTGCAGAAGAGAGCACGAGGTCAACGTTCTTGAATGCGTCCTTGCAAGTCAGTTCGACTTTGAGCTTTTCGCCCTTGAATTCATATTCACGGCCGACACTGCGTTCGGAGGCGAGGAGCTTCAAGTTCTGAAGCGGGAAGTTACGTTGTTCAAGAATCTTGAGGAGTTCTTGACCTACTGCGCCAGTGGCGCCCATGATCGCTACGTTACGAATCATAGATTTAACCTTTGTTTTTTCTTATTGTTGAGGTTGATTGTTCGTTTTTAAATTTTGAATAATTTTGTTGAATTTGTCGATATGCCTTTTGGCAATCTCAACCAGGTCGCGAGCCTGAGAATACTTCTTCATTGCTTCTTCTGGGTCTTCGATTAGGCAGTACGAATACAGCACGTGCGAGGCGCTACGGATTGTTTCCGAAGCCTGTACAAGTTCTGAATGGGCTTCGCGAGCTTCCATCGGATGGAAAATCCCGATGGCCTTGCGATTGAGCGATGTCGCCTTGTTGTTAATGGCGAGAGCCTGCTGGCTACGCTTTTCGCGTTCCATTTCGCCTGCATTCGGTTCCATCGGTTCGAACGAACTTACAGAACGCAAGATGTCGAACATCTTGTCGATGATGGTTTCTGCCTTGTCTGCATAAGTATCAAGGCGATCCATCACTTCAGGAGCGATTTCGAAATCGTCATCAATTGCGCTTGATGGTTCGAAGCTGTTCTTTGCTTCGGCGTGTGCTGCCGCCTGTTCTCTGTTTTCGTTGTTCGCATTGTCAAAAGACGAAATGTAGTCTTCGTACTTTTTGTTGTACGTCACGAGTTCTGTCGGAGAATAAGATGACGTGAGAACCAGGGTTGGACGTTCGAAACACGCCGTTCCGATACAGCCGGTCAGCATGCATAACGAGAAGAACAGGAACGATGCTCTCGTGGACCATTCTTCGCTTTGCACCATGCAGAAGATACTGAAAAGAAAAAGCAAAAAGAACGACAGCAGAATACCACCTTCGACATTTTGGACGATGATGGTATTCTTTACGAAATAGAACAGACAGTCTATTACAATCGTAAGAGTCGATAGAATGGCTCCGACGACTTTCGTATTACGCCCAGGGCACGATGCCGTAGCAAATAGCGTTACAAACGATATTCCTAGCGGCAACGCATAGATGAGCGCTAATTCTGCAATTCCTTGATTCATTCACAAAATCTTGAATTAGAACGGAAGATCGACGTCTTCTTCTGCCATGCCTGCATCATAGGCCGGAGCGCTATTCTGCTGCATGCCGTTAAAGCTGTTGGACTGGTAGCTGTTGGCCTGGCTGAAACCACCTGCACCCGGTGCGCCACCCTGGCCACGCGGAGTGAGGAGCTGGAACGTATCCATGTTGATTTCAGTGACATAGCGCTTCTGGCCGCTCGTCTGGTCTGTCCAGCTGCGGTTGGTGAGGGAACCTTCAACATAGAGGCTCATGCCCTTGCGAATGCCAAGCTGTTCAACGATATCTGCGATTTTGCCCCAGCCAATGATGTTATGCCAGTCGGTCTGTTCCTTCTGTTCGCCGTTGTTGTCACGATAGCGACGAGAAGTGGCGAGGGAGAAAGAAACGCGCTTGCGACCACCATTGGGATTAACGCGAACTTCCGGATCCTTACCGATATTACCGATGAGCATAACCTTATTCAAATAAGCCATATAATTATCCTATTTTAATTTTTAAAAATTTCGAAATCAAAAATACAAAATCTAGTTTGACATTTTAGTGTCAAAATTCAAAAAAATTGGCGAAATTCCCCCAATTTTAATGGATAAAACAAAAAACCATATGGTAAATCCATATGGCTTTTGCGATAAAGAGAATTATAAAGAGAAACGGCCACAATTAGTATTCGAAGTTCACGCGGTAGTGCTTGTGACCATTCGGGTTCACCTTGGCGCCCTTGGCGTTCACAAGACCGCGACGATCCTTTGCAGCTGCCGGAGTCGTACGCATTCCGTGGATGGCGTTTGTGGCGCTCGAGGAGCTCGGCGGAATGATTGCGCTGCTCGAAGAGGCCGGGACGCTAGAGGAGCTTGCTGGAACACTGCTCGAAGACGATGCCGGAGCGCTGCTAGAAGATTGCGGAGCCTGTTCGTCGTCTCTCGGAACCTGGCCGTTGAAGCTTTCCTGGCCTTTGCGGGTGAGGGCGAGGATTAACATGCCGTCTCTGGAGTAGATATTCTTGTCGGTGAGGTCGACTCGGTTGCCATCGAATGTCCAGTCACCCTTGCCCCAGCGGGAGCCATCGAATGTGTCGAAATTGTCGGTCCAGTCGAGCGTAAAGTCGCTGCCACCTTCGCCCCGGCCCGGCGTGTACTTATAAACCTTGACCCAGTTGATGAACTGGAAAAGCGGAAGCTTCGATTCATCGAACTGGCCAACCCAAGCCGCACTCTCAGACGACCAAAGGTTAAAACGGAGTCCCTGTGTACCTGTCAAGTTGGAAACCTGGCCACCTTCCGTCTTGCGGACTTCCTGACCGTCTACAGTCCAGCGGACGTAATTCGGAGTCCATTCGAGACCGTATGTGTGGAAAGCCTGATCGGCGGCGGGGCTAACGGCATGGTGTTTTTCGCTAGTCTTCTGTGCGCCGGCCTTACCAGTAATGATGTTGGACTGGAAACTGCCCGGATTCTTGCCGAGAACTTCGATATCCACTTCTACCCAAGGCCTTCCATCAGCGATTTCGGAACCATTCTGGTAGAGGAACATGGAACTGACCGTTCCCGATGCGGCTGCCATCTTCATACGGGCTTCAAACTTACCGTACTGAACTTCTTCTAACGTGTAGAGTTCGGCACCGCTAAAATCCTTTGCGCTAACATTGGTGGTGAGGGCTGCTGCGGCGGCTGCTACGGCGAGAGCGCTCTTGACTGCAGTTTTCTTGATGTTCATATTTTATCTCCATGAAGTTTCTGTACAAAACAGAATCCCATTTAACCGAAGATAAAGATAAGTTAGCGAAATTAAATAACCAATAAAATAGAATGTATTTAAAATATTAACTGTATCGAGTGTGCGAGTATGCTGTGCTGAAAAAGTGCGGATTTGGGTGAAATTTGCCGTAAATTCATTTTTTAACGGGAAAGTAATTTAATTTTTATACTAATTTGGTAGGAAAAGAGGCGATAATGAATTACTTGATTGTTCCTGGATTGAATAATTCCGGACCGAAACACTGGCAGAGCTTCTGGGAAAAGAGCTTGCCGAATGCAACGCGCGTCATCCAGCACTGTTGGGACCATCCCGAGAAAGCGGACTGGGTCGAGACTTTGGACAAGTGCATCCAGCAGTTGAATGCGGATACGATTCTTGTGGCGCATAGCTTGGGTGTTTGCACGACGGTCAACTATCTTTTGAAGGCGAAATCGCAAGGTGGCGTTCCGCCGTACATCAAAGGGGCTTTCCTTGTTTCGCCAAGTGATGTGGATAACGTAGAACTTATTGGGAACTTTGCTCCGATGCCACTTGAAAAACTGCCGATTCCGGCATGTGTCGTGGCGAGCGAAAATGACCCGTTTGTCTCGATGGAACGTTCTGAATTTTTTGCCAACGCTTGGGGCGTAAAGCTGTTTAACGCAGGTGCTCTTGGACATATCAATTCGGATTCCGATCTCGGTGAATGGGAACAGGGGCGTAAATTCCTTGCAGAATTTGAATCAACGGAGGTTCTAAAATGAAGGTCATCTTGTTTAACGGTAGCCGTCGCGAAAATGGCTGCACTTATACGGCTCTGAACATCGTCGCAAACCAGCTCAAGGCCGCTGGAATCGAAACGAAAATCGTGTTTGTCGGTGGGCGAGTGCTCAAGGGCGAGGTGAACGAAGTTGTCCACGAAGCCAAGGAACTCTTGGAAACGGCGGACGGCGTTGTTTACGGTTCTCCGGTTTATTACGCTTCTCCGAGCGGCGAAATGTTGATGTTCCTCGACCGTCTTTACGGTGTCGCAGAAGCAAATCTGCTGTTCAAGCCGGCGGCAAACGTGGTTTCTGCACGTCGTGCAGGGACGACCGCAACTCTCGATGTGCTCAACAAGTACCCGACTTATGCGCAGCAGCCGCTCGTGACTTCACGCTACTGGAACATGGTCCATGGTTCGAATCCAGAAGATGTGCTGAAGGATGAAGAAGGCGTGCAGATTATGAAGGAACTGGGCCGCAATATGGCATGGCTCCTCAAGAGCATTGATGCGGGCAAGCAGGCGGGCGTGACGCAGCCTGATGCCAAGCAGAAAGTCTACACCAATTTCATTCGATAGAAACTTCGCGAGACTCCGCGCTGTTTCGAGATGCCGCCGGTGAATGCCGCGCGGCACTTTTAATTACGAGAGGTCGCGGGGGACAGCCCGCGCATTTTTCTATATTGCGCCGCAAATGAATACGCTATTGAATTTCGACAGCGAGCATTTGTGGCACCCGTATGCTGCGCTGAAAAATACTCCCGCAAGATTCCTTGCAATGTCGGCTCACGGAACGACGATTGAAACCGCCGACGGATTGAAACTGATTGATGCCGTATCGAGCTGGTGGTGCATGGCTCACGGGCATAACGCTCCTGAAATTGTTGAAGCGATTCGCAAGCAAAGCGAAAAGATGTGCCACGTGATGTTCGGCGGTTTTACGCATGAGCCCGCAATTGAATTGGGTGAGAAGTTAGTGAACTTTTTGCCCGAGGGCTTGAACAAGATTTTCTTTGCTGATTCGGGAAGCATCGCCGTGGAATGCGCCGCCAAGATGGCGGTGCAGTACCAGCATTCGCTGGGTCGCCCGGAGCGCTGTAAGTTGGTCGCCTTGAAGGGCGGCTACCACGGCGATACGGCAGGCGCAATGGCTTTGAGCGATCCTGACGGTATGCATGTGCTTTTCCGCGGAATCATGCCGCATCATTACTTTGCGGAACGCCCGAATTGCCGTTTTGATAGCGCTTGGGACGATAGCGATTTTGCATCGATGGAACGCGTTGTCGAAGAGCATAAAAATGAAATTGCGGCCGTCATTTGCGAGCCTGTTTTCCAGGGCGGAAACGGCATGTGGCTTTATAATGCAGGTTACCTCAAGCGACTCCGCGAGCTTTGCGACCGCTATGGCATCTTGCTTATTTTGGATGAAATTGCTTCGGGATTTTACCGCACAGGCCCGCGATTTGCGATGATTCATGCGGGTATAAAGCCGGACATTATGTGCATCGGCAAGGCGCTTACAGGCGGTAGCATTACGATGGCCGCTTGTGTTGCATCCGAAAAGGTCGCTGACTCGATTACGAATAGCAAGATCCCAGCGTTTATGCATGGCCCGACGTACATGGCAAACCCGCTAGCGTGTGCGGCTGGGATTGCTTCGCTTTCGTTGTTTGAAAGTCGCGATTATGCATCAAGCGTGGCTCGGATTGAAAAGCGCTTAAAGGCGAATTTGGAACCGCTCCGTTCGCTTGAAAATGCGGCGGACGTGCGTGTGCTCGGTGCAATTGGCGTTTTGGAACTCAAGGCAAAGCCAAGTGCAGACGATATTTTGAAAGTCATCAAGGAAACTGGCGTGTGGCTACGTCCGTTCTGCAATTACGTCTATACGATGCCGCCGTTCATCACGAGCGATGCTGAAGTGGACCGCATTTGCGAAGCGATTAAGATGATTGGAAAATGCGAACCTGCGCCGATTGTGGATGGCGAGGACGAATTCCACGAGTAAATACAACTTAAATTTTTTCTTCAAACGGAACTAAGGTCACACAGTTCCGTTTTTTCTTTGATACGTAGAGCGCCTTGTCGGCAAAGGAGAGCATGTCTGAAACAATTCCGTCTCCGAATGTTCCGCCAAAGCTCATTGTTAACTTTACATCAGGGTAATCTTGCAGTTTAATTTTTTCTGCCCGAGCGCGCATCTGTTCAAGTCTGTTTCTCAGCACTTCATGAGTAATACCCTTGAACGAGATTAAAAATTCGTCGCCACCATAACGTACTACACGGTCCAAATTACGAACAGATGAATTCAGTATCGATGCAACGGCAGCAAGGGCGGCATCACCACACTGGTGGCCGTAATTGTCATTAACATCTTTGAAAAAGTCAATATCAGCCATTACGACGGCTTGACTATTACGCGATGATAGTTTATCATCAAAATACTTGCGGTTCATCACTTGAGTCAACGAATCCCTGTAGATTTTATCGTTTATTTCCGTGATTTCGTTATTTTTGTCGGTGAAACCGAACACGGTTGTTTCTTCGCCGGTTCGCACAATTTTCATTTCAACATATTGGCCGACTTCGTTGTGGAAAATTTTTGACAAACTATTTCCGACTGGCAAGTATTCCTTAATATAGGACTCATCAGCCACTTCTCGGATACTTTTTCGATCCTCTTCGTGTACAACCGTATTGATAAGTTTTTCAACAAGGATCTTGAACGGAGGCGGTTCTTTCATGAAGCCAAGAGCACTTTTGATTCGATCGCTTGTGCGGAAAAATTCCACCTTTTCTGTGACAAAATCAACTCCGACTACAGAGGCGTATCCGTTCATGAGCGCATTGATCATATTTTGTTGTTTGCGGTTCTGCTCCAAGAGCTCTTTCTCTTGTTCCAGCTTTGTCATTTGCGCATTCACGTTTTCGACAACGTACAGGACTCGACGTAGTGGCTTGTCATCACCAACGCGTACAAACATTGCCTTACTCCAACCGTGAATTTTCCCGTGAAAAATTTCGGAAATAACATTTGCATTCTTCATGCGTTCCGACAATGTTGAAAGGATCGTAAAATTCTTGATGGTTGAAACGCTTTCTGGGCATGCAAGGTTCACCATGATATTGGTAATACTTTCTTGCAGGGTATCTGCATTTTTCATAAACTTATCGATGAACTCGTTCGTCTTGATAGGGAACGCGGTCATATTCTCAAGATCGAGTACATGCATCGAAATGTACAGTTCAGTTGTGGCGTAAGTTATAGCTGTGAAAAACTCCGCAGAGTCCACAGGAAAGTCCGCGATAAACTTTTTGCAATCACCCATATCAGTTACCAAGAAAAGTCATTACTCCCGTTACTAGTAAAAATATATTCATTTCAATGAAAACGATAAGACCTTTTTTCTAAATTGTGGCGCGTAAAAGAAGGCTCTTATGGATTACTACAGTTTAAAAATGCGAGCCTCGCAGCATGTTGGCGAAGGCGAAAACTCCCATGAACAGCATATTTCCGGTGCTGAACGTATTGTTGGTCGTGATTCCGTGGAAGCTGTGTGTGCGGCGATGGTGCGCCGTGCGATGAATCATTCCAAGGGCGACCCGGATTTTATCAATGTGAAAATTGAAAAGGTTCACGAAAGCGATATTCAGGTCTTGAAATCGCTCCATGTAACGCGAGTGGATGTGGAAACGTGGCAGGAAGGGTTGGAGAAGGCTTTTGGCTTGATTACGCCGCTGATGGGCTCCGGTTGTGGACTGCGCGAAAAATTGCAGGATCTTCTGCGGGAGACGTTCCCGATGCGCGGGGCGATGCTTTACGACATTGCGACGGGAAACCGCCTGGAACCAGACCACGAACGCGGTGTCCGTGCAACGTATATGGATGCGCTCCATTCGAGCGAAGTCGATGGATGCAAGAATCATTTCAACGAAGCGATTGTCCTTGCGACCAAGGTGGCGAATGCACCGGGTATGGTGGCGGAATTCTGCGTAAGCGATGACCCGAATTATGTGACAGGCTATGTCGCGAGCAAGGAACTCGGCTATGTTCGCGTCATGAAAATGAAGGAAATGGGCGACGAAAACGGAGGCCGCATTTTCTTGTTTGATTCTCGAAAAGCCTCCGCCGAAGAATGCATCGAGTATTTGCAAAAGAAGAAAGTGCTCGTGGATGTCGCCGCGTGTCATCCTGAGCGAAGGGCGTAGCCCGAAGTCGAAGGATCCAAGGCTTTTTGTATGAACGAACGAATTTTAGACTTTTTCACGAAAGATGCGCTTGAAACGGCGCGTGCGAACAATACGTACCGCACGTTGCGTCACATCTCGTCGCCAGAAGCATCGCATGTGACGATTGCGGGTAAGGATACTGTTTTGCTCGCTTCGAATTCTTACTTGGATTTGGCGAATATTTCCGAACTCAAGCAGGCGATGGCAGATGCGGTCCTTGAATGGGGTACGGGGAGCGGTGGCGCCCGCCTCACGACCGGCAACAAGACTCCGCACGATGAACTCGAAGAGTTTATTGCAAAGTTCAAAGGCGAAGAGGCAGCTATCGCGTTCAATACGGGCTACATGGCGAACGTGGGTACGATTTCTGCGTTGTGCGGCAAGAACGATTTTATTTTCAGCGACGAACTGAACCACGCAAGCATCATTGATGGCATTCGTCTTTCGCGTGCAAAATGCTTTGTGTACAAGCACAATGACATGGCGGATTTGGAACGCGCGATTGAAGAGGCTAAGGCTGAGTTCTGCGCACGTGAAAAGTTCGCGGAAAACGCAGTCTTGAATTTCCGTGGTCTCATTGTGACCGACGCTGTTTTCAGCATGGATGGCGATTTGGCGAACTTGCCGGAACTCTTGCAGATTGCGAAAGCGCATGGCGTGTTGCTCATGATTGATGAGGCGCATGCCACGGGCGTCCTTGGGCGCACGGGGCGCGGACTTGCGGAACATTACAATTGTGAACATGCCGATGTGACCGTCGGGACTTTGAGCAAGGCCGTGGCCGCCGAAGGCGGCTTTGTCGCCGGTTTCAAGCAGTTGATTGAATTCTTGAAAAACAAGTCTCGCAGTTTCATTTTCACGACAGCGATGGCCCCTGCGGTAGCGGCGGCTGCACTCCGCAATTTGCAGTTCATTGATGCGCATCCGGAACGTGTTCAGCAATTGCGTGACAACGTGAAATTCTTTTGCGATGCTTTGCGCTTGCATGGGTTGCAAGTTTCGCAGACGGAATCGGCGATTATCCCGATTATCATTGGGGATGAAGCGAAGGCTTTGCGGATTTCGGAAACGCTCCAGAATGAGGGCGTCTTGATCCCTGCAATCCGTTATCCGACGGTTGCAAAAGGGCAGGCACGCTTACGCGCTAGCCTCATGGCAACGCATACAAAAGAAGAACTTGAATTTGCTGCAGCAAAAATTGCGGAGGCGATATGAGCAAAGGTTATTTCGTTACGGCGACGGGTACGGATGTCGGTAAAACTTTTATCACGGGTCTTTTGGTGAAAAAATGGCGCGATTCCGGCATTGACGCGGGCTATTACAAGGCGGCTCTTAGTGGTGCTGAACTCCGTGATGGCAAGTGGATTGCGGGCGACGCTGATTACGTCAAGCGCATTGCAGGTCTCCCGGACTCGCAAGAACAGCTCGTCAGTTACGTTTACAAAGAGGCGGTTTCTCCGCATCTGGCCGCACAAAAAGAAGGCAATCCCGTTGAGCTTTCTAAAGTTCAGGCGGACTTTAACGCAGCCTGCTCCCGCCACGAATTCATCTTTGCCGAAGGTAGCGGGGGAATCATTTGCCCCATCCGCTATGATGACCAGAAAATTTTCCTCGAAGATATCATCAAGACGCTCAAGCTTCCGCTGCTTATCGTAACGACGGCTGCACTCGGCTCCATCAACGCTTGCGTGCTCACTATAGAATACGCTCGCAGCCGTGGCCTTTCCATCCGTGGAATTATCGTGAACCGTTACGGCTGTAGCGGCAATTTTGAAATGGAAGATGACAATATCCGCATGATGCAGGACTTGACAGGGCTTGAAATTCTTGCAAAAGTCAAGGAAGGCGACAGCGATTTAGGCGTCGATACGTTTTAATGTTAGGATATTCCGACACCATGTCGGAATAACGCAAGGAAGGCGGATACAATCCGCCTTAATATTTTTATAAGGAAACTATTCTAGCTTTACGCAACGAATAGATACGCCTTCCAATTTCGAGCCTGCTGAATTTTTAGCAGGAGATTCTTCACCCAACTTCGAAACAAGTGCTGAATTAACAATTGTCAATGAGGTGCCGCCATATTCTTGCGGATAATTCCAAATAGCAAAATTTGCTAATGATTCAAATGCTCCTTTTTCAGTTCTATACCCCGCACCAATCAAAGAAAATCCACTTGTATTAGTTCCATTAAAACATTGAGAACGCAAACCGCTTATTCCCTCATCATATTTATCTTCGTATTGGCGTATAATTACATAATCATCCCATGTAAAAAGTCGCCAACCTTCAGGGCATATTCCTCGATGTTTTTCTTGTATTAAATCCGTGCAACTTTCGGTATTGCAACGACTCGGTAGTTGCATCATTTCCGCCCATTGGTAAAGCCCACCAAATCGATCACAATAGGTTGTGTCGTTGTTATAGCAATAGCGTTCAATTTTTGCATCATCATTTTGGTCATTTTCACCAGAAACCATTTCACCGATATTTAAATTTTCAGCCATAACAGTTACAGATTTTCCAGTTTTTGATGAAACTGCGGTATAGTAGTAATAACTGCGACCATTACGCGTATCGGTAAAAGTCTTATAATCATTTTTATGAACGTTCCAGTTTCCTGCAAGGCATGTATCATGAGCATATGGTTTATACTCAATACCACTAGATACGTCATTGTTTAGACTCGAAGATGAAGAAATCTTTTGACTAGAGCTAGACTCAACTTTTTTACTTGAGCTTGAGGCCGAGACAGAAGAAGAGGATGCAACCTTTGCAGACGATGATGAAGACGTTGCCTTCGCCGACGAAGAGGACACTTTCGAAGAACTGCTACTAGATTGCTTACTGTTACTGGATCCTTCGCGGCTATCGCCGCTCTGGATGACGGAACTGCTGCTCCGGATGACACTAGACGATGACGACTTCTTAACGCTGGAACTAGATGGCGATCCCGGAACGGAATCCGGGATGACTTCAGAAGGGGATGTTCCGCTGTCGCCGCCACAAGCGATGAGGGCTACAGATAGTAAAATGGACGCAATAATGCTGTACTTGAAATTTCTCATTCTAAACCTCGTCCATATACCCAATTGCGCTGCAATATAGATAAATACAGATGCTTTATCACCTGTCATGCGTAAAATAGGAATCTTCTCTTGCTTTTTTGCTAAAAATAATGTATAATAACTACCAAATCGTGATTTACTAAATCGTGATTTGGTAAATTACAAAACGAAGGGTAGAATATGTTCATTGGCAGAAAACAGGAATTGCAATTTCTTGAAGACCGATACACAAGCAAAGGCGGACAATTGGTCGTGCTTTACGGCCGCAGGCGCGTAGGTAAAACGGAAACACTTCATGAATTTTGCAAAGATAAGCCGCACGTGT includes:
- a CDS encoding FISUMP domain-containing protein, whose product is MRNFKYSIIASILLSVALIACGGDSGTSPSEVIPDSVPGSPSSSSVKKSSSSSVIRSSSSVIQSGDSREGSSNSKQSSSSSSKVSSSSAKATSSSSSAKVASSSSVSASSSSKKVESSSSQKISSSSSLNNDVSSGIEYKPYAHDTCLAGNWNVHKNDYKTFTDTRNGRSYYYYTAVSSKTGKSVTVMAENLNIGEMVSGENDQNDDAKIERYCYNNDTTYCDRFGGLYQWAEMMQLPSRCNTESCTDLIQEKHRGICPEGWRLFTWDDYVIIRQYEDKYDEGISGLRSQCFNGTNTSGFSLIGAGYRTEKGAFESLANFAIWNYPQEYGGTSLTIVNSALVSKLGEESPAKNSAGSKLEGVSIRCVKLE
- the bioA gene encoding adenosylmethionine--8-amino-7-oxononanoate transaminase, translating into MNTLLNFDSEHLWHPYAALKNTPARFLAMSAHGTTIETADGLKLIDAVSSWWCMAHGHNAPEIVEAIRKQSEKMCHVMFGGFTHEPAIELGEKLVNFLPEGLNKIFFADSGSIAVECAAKMAVQYQHSLGRPERCKLVALKGGYHGDTAGAMALSDPDGMHVLFRGIMPHHYFAERPNCRFDSAWDDSDFASMERVVEEHKNEIAAVICEPVFQGGNGMWLYNAGYLKRLRELCDRYGILLILDEIASGFYRTGPRFAMIHAGIKPDIMCIGKALTGGSITMAACVASEKVADSITNSKIPAFMHGPTYMANPLACAAGIASLSLFESRDYASSVARIEKRLKANLEPLRSLENAADVRVLGAIGVLELKAKPSADDILKVIKETGVWLRPFCNYVYTMPPFITSDAEVDRICEAIKMIGKCEPAPIVDGEDEFHE
- a CDS encoding single-stranded DNA-binding protein is translated as MAYLNKVMLIGNIGKDPEVRVNPNGGRKRVSFSLATSRRYRDNNGEQKEQTDWHNIIGWGKIADIVEQLGIRKGMSLYVEGSLTNRSWTDQTSGQKRYVTEINMDTFQLLTPRGQGGAPGAGGFSQANSYQSNSFNGMQQNSAPAYDAGMAEEDVDLPF
- a CDS encoding family 16 glycosylhydrolase; protein product: MNIKKTAVKSALAVAAAAAALTTNVSAKDFSGAELYTLEEVQYGKFEARMKMAAASGTVSSMFLYQNGSEIADGRPWVEVDIEVLGKNPGSFQSNIITGKAGAQKTSEKHHAVSPAADQAFHTYGLEWTPNYVRWTVDGQEVRKTEGGQVSNLTGTQGLRFNLWSSESAAWVGQFDESKLPLFQFINWVKVYKYTPGRGEGGSDFTLDWTDNFDTFDGSRWGKGDWTFDGNRVDLTDKNIYSRDGMLILALTRKGQESFNGQVPRDDEQAPQSSSSAPASSSSSVPASSSSVPASSSSAIIPPSSSSATNAIHGMRTTPAAAKDRRGLVNAKGAKVNPNGHKHYRVNFEY
- a CDS encoding 6-carboxyhexanoate--CoA ligase, translated to MDYYSLKMRASQHVGEGENSHEQHISGAERIVGRDSVEAVCAAMVRRAMNHSKGDPDFINVKIEKVHESDIQVLKSLHVTRVDVETWQEGLEKAFGLITPLMGSGCGLREKLQDLLRETFPMRGAMLYDIATGNRLEPDHERGVRATYMDALHSSEVDGCKNHFNEAIVLATKVANAPGMVAEFCVSDDPNYVTGYVASKELGYVRVMKMKEMGDENGGRIFLFDSRKASAEECIEYLQKKKVLVDVAACHPERRA
- a CDS encoding flavodoxin family protein is translated as MKVILFNGSRRENGCTYTALNIVANQLKAAGIETKIVFVGGRVLKGEVNEVVHEAKELLETADGVVYGSPVYYASPSGEMLMFLDRLYGVAEANLLFKPAANVVSARRAGTTATLDVLNKYPTYAQQPLVTSRYWNMVHGSNPEDVLKDEEGVQIMKELGRNMAWLLKSIDAGKQAGVTQPDAKQKVYTNFIR
- a CDS encoding alpha/beta hydrolase, with the protein product MNYLIVPGLNNSGPKHWQSFWEKSLPNATRVIQHCWDHPEKADWVETLDKCIQQLNADTILVAHSLGVCTTVNYLLKAKSQGGVPPYIKGAFLVSPSDVDNVELIGNFAPMPLEKLPIPACVVASENDPFVSMERSEFFANAWGVKLFNAGALGHINSDSDLGEWEQGRKFLAEFESTEVLK
- a CDS encoding GGDEF domain-containing protein; translated protein: MGDCKKFIADFPVDSAEFFTAITYATTELYISMHVLDLENMTAFPIKTNEFIDKFMKNADTLQESITNIMVNLACPESVSTIKNFTILSTLSERMKNANVISEIFHGKIHGWSKAMFVRVGDDKPLRRVLYVVENVNAQMTKLEQEKELLEQNRKQQNMINALMNGYASVVGVDFVTEKVEFFRTSDRIKSALGFMKEPPPFKILVEKLINTVVHEEDRKSIREVADESYIKEYLPVGNSLSKIFHNEVGQYVEMKIVRTGEETTVFGFTDKNNEITEINDKIYRDSLTQVMNRKYFDDKLSSRNSQAVVMADIDFFKDVNDNYGHQCGDAALAAVASILNSSVRNLDRVVRYGGDEFLISFKGITHEVLRNRLEQMRARAEKIKLQDYPDVKLTMSFGGTFGDGIVSDMLSFADKALYVSKKKRNCVTLVPFEEKI
- the bioF gene encoding 8-amino-7-oxononanoate synthase, encoding MNERILDFFTKDALETARANNTYRTLRHISSPEASHVTIAGKDTVLLASNSYLDLANISELKQAMADAVLEWGTGSGGARLTTGNKTPHDELEEFIAKFKGEEAAIAFNTGYMANVGTISALCGKNDFIFSDELNHASIIDGIRLSRAKCFVYKHNDMADLERAIEEAKAEFCAREKFAENAVLNFRGLIVTDAVFSMDGDLANLPELLQIAKAHGVLLMIDEAHATGVLGRTGRGLAEHYNCEHADVTVGTLSKAVAAEGGFVAGFKQLIEFLKNKSRSFIFTTAMAPAVAAAALRNLQFIDAHPERVQQLRDNVKFFCDALRLHGLQVSQTESAIIPIIIGDEAKALRISETLQNEGVLIPAIRYPTVAKGQARLRASLMATHTKEELEFAAAKIAEAI
- the bioD gene encoding dethiobiotin synthase; translated protein: MSKGYFVTATGTDVGKTFITGLLVKKWRDSGIDAGYYKAALSGAELRDGKWIAGDADYVKRIAGLPDSQEQLVSYVYKEAVSPHLAAQKEGNPVELSKVQADFNAACSRHEFIFAEGSGGIICPIRYDDQKIFLEDIIKTLKLPLLIVTTAALGSINACVLTIEYARSRGLSIRGIIVNRYGCSGNFEMEDDNIRMMQDLTGLEILAKVKEGDSDLGVDTF